In Silene latifolia isolate original U9 population chromosome X, ASM4854445v1, whole genome shotgun sequence, the following proteins share a genomic window:
- the LOC141617543 gene encoding E3 ubiquitin-protein ligase WAVH1-like produces MVTYNDDEPIQVINENITTGLGVVVDKFKVGVIEVKIERKRDVTNEETKFPVLVEVTGAANGKERMGVDIIAVLDISGSMSQQNKLEKMKRAMIFLIQKLSQNDRLSVVTFASRADRVCKLRQMTADAKVEVGALVNNLRTTTNTNTAEGLKMALQILNDRNLKEGRAMAIMLMSDGVQNEGPKAETIPLDKIPVHTFGFGSGKDYNPAALEAIAKNSISGTFSYAEVNDSETSNLSTVFSQCLAGLLSIVVQDLTVTIQPEDDTVLGVLTKSVIQKIFAGDYKKTTNADGSVTIIFGDLYQQEVRKIVVEFLLPAVVVKTSADTKIIGVKRSFKVGGSLKNPRPTVGTVTRTKTPSSEESDKLKAEILRIETLETIESAIEKAEKRDFVNATKLLTDAQGALDDAEFEEPNASIDALKQEVDLMLEYMQDGDIYEKKGRPFAMCSRTSHGRQRFAGRGDDVKNVRSFATPRMDTFLEQAEAFENNPDPNTVTSVEEDEKVEASADPLGNLAPSLIQYLEDAIEALNNIRLLITQSRG; encoded by the exons GGCTAGGGGTAGTGGTGGACAAATTCAAAGTCGGAGTAATCGAAGTTAAAATAGAGCGTAAGAGGGATGTGACTAACGAAGAAACCAAGTTCCCGGTTCTAGTGGAAGTAACTGGAGCTGCAAACGGCAAGGAAAGGATGGGAGTCGACATTATTGCCGTTTTAGACATAAGCGGAAGCATGAGCCAACAAAACAAACTCGAAAAAATGAAACGGGCCATGATCTTTCTGATCCAAAAACTTAGCCAAAATGACCGTTTATCGGTTGTCACCTTTGCATCTCGAGCTGACAGGGTCTGCAAACTGCGCCAGATGACAGCTGATGCAAAAGTTGAGGTTGGTGCTTTGGTCAACAACTTGAGGACCACAACTAACACCAACACAGCCGAAGGCCTTAAGATGGCCCTTCAGATTCTCAATGATCGAAACCTCAAAGAGGGTCGAGCCATGGCTATCATGCTTATGTCTGATGGCGTGCAGAATGAGGGCCCCAAAGCTGAGACCATTCCTCTTGATAAAATTCCTGTTCATACCTTCGGTTTTGGCTCTGGCAAAGACTACAACCCTGCT GCTTTAGAAGCAATAGCGAAGAACAGCATAAGCGGGACATTCTCGTATGCTGAAGTGAACGACTCAGAAACAAGTAATTTGAGCACTGTATTCTCTCAGTGTTTGGCTGGACTGCTTAGTATTGTGGTTCAGGACTTAACAGTGACGATACAACCAGAGGATGATACTGTTCTTGGTGTGTTAACAAAGTCTGTAATCCAGAAGATTTTTGCTGGTGATTACAAAAAAACCACTAATGCCGATGGCTCTGTCACCATTATCTTTGGTGATCTTTACCAACAAGAAGTTCGAAAGATTGTGGTCGAGTTTCTTCTCCCTGCTGTCGTCGTTAAAACGTCTGCTGACACCAAAATCATTGGAGTTAAACGCTCATTCAA AGTTGGTGGGTCACTGAAGAACCCCAGACCTACAGTGGGAACCGTGACCCGAACCAAAACACCGTCATCAGAAGAATCCGACAAACTCAAGGCCGAGATCCTCCGCATTGAAACTCTAGAAACAATCGAATCAGCCATTGAAAAGGCAGAGAAGCGAGACTTTGTCAACGCCACAAAACTCCTCACAGATGCCCAAGGAGCACTGGACGATGCAGAATTCGAGGAGCCAAATGCGTCAATTGACGCCCTCAAACAAGAAGTGGATCTTATGTTGGAGTACATGCAAGACGGAGACATCTACGAGAAGAAGGGACGTCCATTTGCAATGTGCTCACGTACATCTCATGGAAGACAGCGTTTTGCTGGTAGAGGTGACGATGTCAAGAATGTCAGGTCATTTGCCACACCTCGTATGGACACATTCCTGGAGCAAGCTGAGGCATTTGAGAACAACCCGGATCCTAACACAGTCACGTCCGTTGAGGAGGATGAGAAGGTTGAAGCCAGTGCGGATCCTCTTGGGAACCTTGCACCGTCTCTTATTCAGTACCTTGAGGATGCTATTGAGGCTCTTAACAATATCAGGTTGCTCATCACCCAAAGCCGTGGTTAA